One window of the Xiphias gladius isolate SHS-SW01 ecotype Sanya breed wild chromosome 11, ASM1685928v1, whole genome shotgun sequence genome contains the following:
- the btbd3b gene encoding BTB/POZ domain-containing protein 3: protein MVDAKGRNMKCLTFFLMLPESVKSKSSKSSKKGNASGSSKLPPVCYEIITLRSKKKKKMAADIFPTKKPASTTTVQLYQQQNLNNNNTIQNCNWQGLYSTIRERNSVMFNNELMADVHFMVGQPGRTQRLPGHRYVLAVGSSVFHAMFYGELAENKDEIHIPDVEPAAFLAMLKYIYCDEIDLSADTVLATLYAAKKYIVPHLARACVNFLETSLSAKNACVLLSQSCLFEEPELTQRCWEVIDAQAELALRSEGFCDIDAQTLESILQRETLNAKEIVVFEAALSWAEAECQRQELTSSTDNKRKVLGKAMYLIRIPTMALDDFANGAAQSGVLTLNETNDIFLWYTAAKKPELQFVSQPRKGLTPQRCHRFQSCAYRSNQWRYRGRCDSIQFAVDKRVFIAGFGLYGSSCGSAEYSAKIELKRQGVLLGQNLSKYFSDGSSNTFPVWFEYPVQIEPDTFYTASVVLDGNELSYFGQEGMTEVQCGKVTFQFQCSSDSTNGTGVQGGQIPELIFYA from the exons ATGGTCGATGCCAAGGGAAGGAACATGAAATGTCTGACTTTCTTCTTAATGCTTCCCGAGTCAGTGAAAAGCAAGTCAAGTAAAAGCTCCAAGAAAGGGAATGCTAGTGGCAGCTCCAAGCTGCCCCCAGTCTGTTATGAGATAATCACTCTGAggagcaagaagaagaagaagatggcAGCGGACATTTTTCCCACCAAAAAGCCAGCATCCACCACCACAGTGCAACTGTACCAGCAGCAGAacctcaacaacaacaacaccataCAGAACTGTAACTGGCAGGGACTCTACTCCACTATAAGAGAAAG AAATTCAGTAATGTTCAACAATGAGCTGATGGCAGATGTTCACTTTATGGTGGGTCAGCCTGGAAGAACGCAGCGGCTGCCAGGACACAGA TATGTTTTGGCTGTGGGCAGCTCAGTGTTCCACGCCATGTTTTATGGTGAACTGGCTGAAAACAAGGATGAAATCCATATTCCAGATGTGGAACCAGCAGCGTTTCTGGCAATGTTGAA GTACATTTACTGTGATGAGATTGACCTGAGTGCTGACACAGTGTTGGCCACTCTTTATGCTGCCAAGAAGTACATTGTCCCTCACCTGGCACGTGCCTGCGTCAACTTCCTGGAGACCAGCCTGAGTGCAAAGAATGCCTGCGTGTTGCTTTCCCAGAGCTGCCTGTTCGAGGAGCCAGAGCTGACACAGCGCTGCTGGGAGGTGATTGATGCCCAGGCTGAGCTGGCGTTACGCTCGGAGGGCTTCTGTGACATCGACGCCCAGACCCTGGAGAGTATCCTACAGCGAGAGACACTCAACGCTAAAGAGATAGTGGTATTTGAGGCGGCCCTCAGCTGGGCTGAGGCTGAGTGCCAGAGACAGGAGCTCACCTCTTCGACTGACAACAAACGTAAGGTTTTGGGCAAGGCCATGTACCTGATACGTATCCCTACAATGGCTCTGGATGATTTTGCCAATGGAGCAGCCCAGTCGGGCGTGTTGACGCTTAATGAGACCAATGACATCTTCCTGTGGTACACAGCAGCCAAGAAACCTGAGCTGCAGTTTGTCAGTCAGCCCAGGAAGGGCCTGACACCCCAGCGCTGCCACAGATTCCAGTCCTGTGCCTACAGAAGCAATCAGTGGCGCTATCGGGGCCGCTGTGACAGTATACAGTTTGCAGTGGATAAAAGAGTTTTCATCGCTGGGTTTGGACTGTACGGATCTAGCTGTGGCTCAGCAGAGTACAGTGCCAAGATTGAGTTGAAACGTCAAGGGGTACTGCTGGGACAAAACCTCAGCAAATACTTCTCTGATGGTTCCAGCAACACCTTCCCGGTGTGGTTTGAGTATCCAGTCCAGATTGAGCCTGATACATTCTACACTGCCAGTGTGGTTCTGGATGGAAATGAGCTGAGCTACTTTGGACAGGAAGGGATGACAGAGGTGCAGTGTGGGAAAGTGACATTTCAGTTCCAGTGCTCCTCAGACAGCACTAACGGCACAGGGGTGCAGGGGGGACAGATTCCTGAGCTCATCTTCTACGCTTGA